The window GCCATCGCGTGGCCGCGGCCGTCGCTCGTCGTCGTCGCACTGCTGTTCGGCGTCTACCTCGTCGTCGCCGGCGCCCTGCGGGTCGTGGCGTCGGTGCGGGGGCACGGGACGCCGACGGTCTGGCGGTGGACGTCCGGCGTGGTGGGTGCGCTCGTCGCGGTCGCCGGTCTGGTGGCGCTGCTCGATCCGGCGATCCCCCTGGTCGTCTACGCCGTGCTCGCCGGGGTCGGCTTCGTCGTCGAGGGCATCGTCTCGATCGTCGGGGGCTTCGTCGGCCACCCGGGTTCGTCCCGCGTGCCGACCCTGGTGAGCGGAGTGCTCTCGATCCTCGGCGGTGTGGTCGTGCTCGTCTCGCCGGGCCTCGCGCTCACCGTGTTCATGGTCTTCGCGGGCATCGCCCTCATCGTCGTCGGCGCCGCGGCCCTGCTGCTGCTGCCACCACGCGCCGCCCTCCGCCGCTAGGCCGCACCCGTCCCGAACAGCAGTCCGAGCGCGTAGGTCACCACCGCGGCACCGAACCCGATCGCGAGCTGCCGGAACGCCCGCTTGCCCGGCGGCGCCCCGCTGAGGACCCCGACGACCGCTCCGGTACCGAGCAGCGCGAGCCCGACGAGCGTGCCGGCCACCGCGATCGCCGCCCACCCCTGCATGCCGAACAGGAACGGCAACACCGGGATGATCGCGCCCGAGGCGAAGAACAGGAAGCTCGACACCGCGGCGCTCAAGCCGTTCCCGACCGCCTCGTGGTCGTCGGCGACGGGCACCGGGCCGGTCGCCGGACGACGCTCGCCGAAGCCGGACAGCATGTGGGCGGCGTGCTCGGTCGCCTCGGCCTCGGACATGCCGCGGGCCCGGTACACCAGGGCCAGCTCGTTCGCGTCGACGTCGAGGTCCGCCACGGCACGTCCCGCCTCGGGGTGCGGTGCGGACGCCTCGAGCAGTTCACGCTGCGACCGGACCGAGACGTACTCCCCCGCGCCCATCGAGAGGGCGCCGGCGAGCAGGCCGGCGATGCCGCTCAGCAGGACGAAGTGCCGGTCCGCGCCCGAGGCGCTGATGCCGATGATGAGCGCCAGGTTCGACACGAGTCCGTCGTTGGCGCCGAAGACCGCCGCGCGGAACGTGCCGGACAGCCGCATGCGGCCGCGGTTCGCCAGCCCGCGGACGACCTCGCCGTGGATGCGCTCGTCGGCCGCCATGCTCGCGGTCGCATCGTCGTCGTCGGCGTACGGCGAGCGGTCCTCGGCGCGCTGCATCAACGCGAGGACGAAGACCGATCCGAACCGCTTGGCCAGCGTCGCGAGGACGCGGGTGCGCAGGCTGCCGCGCTGCGGACGCCCGACGTCGTCGCCGAGCAGGTCGAGCCAGTGCTGCTCGTGCCGTCCCTCGGCCTCGGCCAGCGCCGCGAGGATCTCGCGTTCCTCGCCGGACCGCCGCGCGGCGAGGTTGCGGTAGACCGCCGCCTCCGCACGCTCGTCGGCCAGGTAGCGGCGCCAGCGGCGGACGTCGGCGCGCGGCGCCGTGGATGCGGACGGGAGGCTCACAGCAGCCATCCTGCCGCCTCCGGCCGACAGGCGGTCACCACCACGGCCCGGGGGAACGCGGCAGGGCGCGGACCGGAGGCGACGCGTGTTCGTGCGCCGGGCCTCCCGTCCGCGCCCTGTCGGCGTCGGGATCCTGCGGATCAGTCCCGCACGTAGGCCGGAGCGGCCTCGGCGTGGGCGTCGCCCACCCGGTGCACGCGCAGGTCGTTCGTCGAGCCCTCGATCCCGGGAGGGGAACCGGCCGTCACGATGACGCGGTCGCCGGGGGCGGCCAGGCCGTTCTCGAGCAGGACGTCGTCCACCTGCGAGAAGAGCTCGTCGGTGTGGGTCTTGCGCTCGACGAGGAACGACCGGACACCCCACGTGAGCGCCATGCGGCGACGTGTGGCCTCGTTCGGCGTGAAGGCGATGATCGGCAGGGCGTGGCGCAGACGCGACATGCGTCGCGCGGAGTCGCCGGACTCGGTGAACACGCAGAGGTACGAGGCCTCGGTGAACTCCGCGATCTCGACCGCGGCGAGCGTGATCGCACCGCCGAGGGTGCGCGGCTTGGTGCCGAGCGGCGCGATGCGCTCGAGGCCGTGGTCCTCGGTCGACTCGACGATGCGGGCCATCGTGCGGACCGTCTGCACCGGGTACTCACCGACGCTCGTCTCACCCGAGAGCATGACGGCGTCCGCGCCGTCGAGCACGGCGTTCGCGACGTCGGAGGTCTCCGCGCGCGTCGGGATCGGCGACGAGATCATCGACTCGAGCATCTGCGTCGCGACGATGACCGGCTTCGCCATGCGGCGGGACAGCTCCACGGCGCGCTTCTGCACGATCGGGACGGCCTCGAGCGGCAGCTCGACGCCGAGGTCACCGCGGGCGACCATGATGCTGTCGAAGGCGTCGATGATCTCCTCGAGCGCGTCGACGGCCTGCGGCTTCTCGACCTTGGCGATGACGGGCAGGCGCTTGCCCTCCTCGTCCATGATCTCGTGGGCACGGTCGACGTCGGCGGCGTTGCGCACGAACGACAGCGCGATGAGGTCGGCGCCCTGACGGATCGCCCACCGGAGGTCGGCCTCGTCCTTCTCGCTCAGTGCGGGGACGTTGACGGCGACGCCGGGCAGGTTGATGCCCTTGTTGTTCGACACCGTGCCGCCGACGACGACCTCGGTGCGGACGCGGACGCCGTCGGTGTCGAGCACGCGCAGGCGGACGCGACCGTCGTCGATGAGCAGCGGGTCGCCGGGCTTGACGTCCTGGGGCAGGCCCTTGAACGTCGTGCCGCAGATCTCCTTGGAGCCGGGGACGTCCTCGGTCGTGATGGTGAACACGTCGCCGACCGCGAGGTCGTGCGGGCCGTCGGCGAACTTGGCAAGACGGATCTTCGGACCCTGCAGGTCGACGAGGATCGCGACGGGCTTGCCGAGTTCCTCGGCCGCGCGACGGACGTTCACGTAGTTGGCCTCGTGGACGCTGTAGTCACCGTGGCTGAGGTTGAGTCGGGCGACGTCGACGCCCGCTTCGATGATCTCCTTGACGGTCTCGTAGTCCGACGTTGCCGGTCCGAGCGTCGAAACGATCTTTGCGCGTCTCAATGGATTCCTTCGTGGTGGTGGATGGTGCTTGGGTTTCCGCGCTGTGGGGCCGCGCGGAACGAAGCGAGGCCACCAGCACCTTATCGAGTGCGGGTGGCCCCTCGGTCACGAGATCGAGATCGCGCGGTCCGTCGCCTTCACCGGCGCGGGCAGGATCGTCGAGCCCTCGAGGTACTCGTCCACCTTCGCCGCCGCGGCTCGCCCCTCGGCGATCGCCCAGACGATCAGGGACTGCCCGCGACCGGCGTCGCCGGCGACGAACACGCCCGCCTCGTTCGTCGTGTAGTCGGCACGGCGGTCGAGCGCACCGGACACCGTGGTCGGCAGCCCGAGCTGCGGCTCGATCGTGTCCGCCTCGGGGCCGGTGAAGCCCATCGCGACGAGGACGAGGTCTGCGGGGATCTCGCGCTCGGAGCCGGCCTTCGGCACGCGACGGCCGTCGAGGTACTCGGTCTCGGCGACACGGAGGGCACGGACCTCGCCGGCCTCGTTCGCCAGGAACTCGACGGTCGAGGCGAGGAAGTGCCGCTCGCCGCCCTCTTCGTGGGCGCTCGTGACCTCGAACACGGTCGGGAACATCGGCCACGGCTGCTCGGACGGACGCTCCAGCGGCGGCTGCTTGCCGATCGCCAGGTTCGTCACGCTCAGCGCTCCCTGTCGGTGTGCGGTACCGATGCAGTCCGCCCCGGTGTCACCGCCGCCGATGACGACGACGTGCTTGCCCTCGGCGGTCAGCTGGTTGTCGACCCGGGTGCCGGCGTTCGCCTTGTTCTGCTGGACGAGGTAGTCCATCGCGAAGTGCACGCCCTCGAGGTCGCGCCCCGGGATGGGCAGGTCACGCGGCACCGTGGCGCCGGTGGCGACCACGACCGCGTCGTAGCGCGACTTCAGGTCGTCCCAGGTGATGTCGCGGCCGATCTCGACGCCCGCACGGAAGCGGGTGCCCTCGGCCTGCATCTGGGAGAGGCGCGCGTCGATCTGGCGCTTCTCCATCTTGAAGTCGGGGATCCCGTAGCGGAGCAGCCCGCCGATGCGGTCGTCGCGCTCGTAGACGGCGACGGTGTGCCCGGCGCGCGTGAGCTGCTGCGCGGCGGCGAGCCCGGCGGGGCCGGACCCCACGACGGCGACGGTCTTGCCCGTCAGACGCTCCGGCGGGTGGGGGGTGACCCAACCGTTCTGGAACGCGTCGTCGATGATCGAGACCTCGACCTGCTTGATCGTCACCGGCGGCTGGTTGATGCCGAGCACGCACGAGGACTCGCACGGGGCGGGGCACAGCCGGCCCGTGAACTCCGGGAAGTTGTTCGTCGCGTGCAGCCGCTCGATGGCCTGCCGGCCCTCACCGCGCCAGGTGAGGTCGTTCCACTCCGGGATCAGGTTGCCGAGCGGGCAGCCCTGGTGGCAGAACGGCACGCCACAGTCCATGCAGCGGCCGGCCTGGCGCTTGAGGGCGCCGGACTCCTGCTGCTCGTAGACCTCTTTCCAGTCCATGAGCCGGACGGGCACGGGTCGCCGTGCCGGGAGCTCGCGTTCCTGGACCTTGAGGAATCCCTTGGGGTCAGCCACCGGTCACCTCCGAGGTCGTGTTGGGCGCTGCCTGTTCCGGACGTGCGTGACGCTCAGCCACCGGTCACCTCCATGATTCGGTTCCACACGATGTCGCCGTCGGGGTCGAGCCCCTCGTCGACGGCGCGTTGGCGGGTCTCGAGCACCGCTGCGTAGTCCCGCGGCAGCACCTTGACGAAGTCGCTCAGGTCGCCGGACTCGAGCAGGTCGGATGCCAGCGTCGAACCGGTCTCCTCGGCGTGCCGGGTGAGCAGGTCGGTGACGATCTCGACGTCGGCGCTGTCCAGTGCCTCGAGTCGCAGCTCCCCGGTCGCGAGCGCGTCGGTGTTGACGTGCTCCTCGCGCAGACCGCGGACGTACGCGGTGCCGCCGGACATGCCGGCGCCGAGGTTGCGGCCGGTCTCGCCCAGGATGAGCGCGAGGCCGCCGGTCATGTACTCGAGCGCGTGGTCGCCGACACCCTCGACCACCGCGGTCGCGCCCGAGTTGCGCACCAGGAACCGCTCGCCCACGATGCCGCGGATGAACATGCTGCCCTGGGTCGCGCCGTAGCCGATCACGTTGCCGGCGATGACGTTCTGCGCCGGGTCGAAGCCGGAGCCGGCGTCGGGGCGCACGATGATCTCGCCGCCGGACAGGCCCTTGCCGACGTAGTCGTTGCTGTCACCGACGAGTCGCAGCGTGATGCCGGCCGGCATGAACGCGCCGAGCGACTGTCCGGCTGAACCGCGCAGCGTGACGTCGATCGAGCCGCTGGGCAGCCCGTGCTCGCCGTACCGCTTCGTGACCTCGTGGCCGAGCATCGTGCCGACCGCGCGTTCGGTGTTGCGGATGGGCAGGTCGAGGGCGATCGAGCCGCCGTGGTCGAGCACGTCGGCGGTCTGCTGGATCAGGCTCACGTCGAAGTGCTGCTCGAGCTCGTGGTCCTGCTCGCGCTGGTGGCGACGCGGCTCGGTGGCCTCGAAGTGCGGGCCCGCGAGCACCGGGGCGAGGTCCAGCCCGGACGCCTTCCAGTGCTCGAGGGCACGGTCGACGTCGAGCGCGTCGGACTGGCCGATCGCCTCGTCGAGCGTGCGGAACCCGAGCTCGGCGAGGAGCTCCCGCACTTCCTGCGCGATGAACTCGAAGAAGTTCACGACGAACTCGGGCTTGCCGGAGAAACGCTTGCGGAGCTCGGGGTTCTGCGTCGCGACGCCCACCGGGCAGGTGTCGAGGTGGCAGACCCGCATCAGGATGCAGCCCTCGACGACGAGCGGGGCCGTGGCGAAGCCGTACTCCTCGGCGCCGAGGAGCGCCGCCACGACGACGTCGCGCCCGGTCTTCATCTGACCGTCGACCTGCACGACGACGCGGTCGCGCATCCCGTTGAGCATGAGCGTCTGCTGCGTCTCGGCGAGACCGATCTCCCACGGGGTACCGGCGTGCTTGAGCGAGTTGAGCGGGGACGCGCCCGTGCCACCGTCGTGGCCGGACACGAGCACGACGTCGGCCAGGGCCTTCGTCACGCCGGCCGCGACCGCACCGATGCCGGACTGGCTCACGAGCTTGACGTGCACGCGGGCGGCCGGGTTGGCGCGCTTCACGTCGAAGATCAGCTGCTTGAGGTCCTCGATCGAGTAGATGTCGTGGTGCGGCGGCGGCGAAATGAGGCCGACGCCGGCCGTGGCGTGCCGGGTACGGGCGACCCACGGGTACACCTTCTGCGGGGGCAGCTGGCCGCCCTCGCCCGGCTTCGCACCCTGCGCCATCTTCAGCTGGATGTCGGTGGCGTGGGTGAGGTACATGCTCGTCACGCCGAACCGTCCGGAGGCGACCTGCTTGATCGCGCTGCGGCGCTCGGGGTCGAGCAGCCGGTCGACGTCCTCGCCGCCCTCGCCCGTGTTCGAGCGACCACCGAGACGGTTCATCGCGATGGCGAGGGTCTCGTGGGCTTCCTTCGAGATGGAGCCGTACGACATCGCGCCGGTGTTGAAGCGCTTGACGATGGACTCGATCGACTCGACCTCGTCGAGCGCGACGGGCTTGCGGAGCCCGTGCTTGAACCGGAACAGCCCACGGAGCGTCATGAGCTCCTCGGACTGGTCGTCCACGGCGCTCGAGTACTCGCGGAAGATGTCGTAGCGGCGCGCACGGGTGGCGTGCTGCAGCCGGAAGACGGTGTCCGGGTTGAACAGGTGCGGGGGTCCCTCGCGACGCCACTGGTACTCGCCGCCGGTCTGCAGCCGCTCGTGCGAGAGCACCGCGCCGTCCTGCGGGTACGCCTGGGCGTGCCGCTCGGCGTTCTCCTTCGCGATGACGTCGATGTCGACGCCGCCGAGGATCGACGACGTGCCGGTGAAGTACTTGTCGACGAACTCCTGGCTGAGCCCGACTGCTTCGAACGCCTGCGCACCGGCGTAGCTCGACACGGTCGAGATGCCCATCTTCGACATGATCTTGAGGACGCCCTTGCCGAGCGCCTTGATCACGTTCTTGACGGCCTGCTCCGGGGTGATCCCGGTGATCATGCCGGCCCGGACCAGGTTCTCGCAGGTCTCCATCGCGAGGTACGGGTTGATGGCAGAGGCGCCGTACCCGATGAGCGTGGCCACGTGGTGGACCTCGCGCACGTCGCCGGCCTCGACGATCAGACCGACCTTCATGCGCTGCTCGGTGCGGATCAGGTGGTGGTGGACGGCCGCGAGGAGCAACAGGCTCGGCACGGGTGCCTGCTCGGCGTTGCCGTCGCGGTCGGACAGCACGATGAACTGCTTGCCCGACTCGATCGCGGCGTCGACCTCGTCGCACACCGCGGCGATGCGCTTCTGCATCGCCTTCTTGCCGGCGTCGACGCGGTACAGGCCCTTGATCGTGACGGTCAGGTGCCGACCCGACTCGGTCTCGAAGTGCTGCACCTTGGCGAGCTGGTCGTTGTCGATCACCGGGAAGTCGAGCGTGATCTGCTTCGCGTGCTCGGGCCCGGCCGACAGGAGGTTGCGCTCCGGACCCAGGCCCATGCCCATCGAGGTGATGACCTGCTCGCGGATCGAGTCGAGCGGCGGGTTCGTCACCTGCGCGAACTGCTGCGTGAAGTAGTCGAACAGCAGCCGCGGCCGCTGGGAGAGCACGGCGATCGGGGTGTCGGAGCCCATCGCGCCGAGCGGTTCCGCGCCGGCCTGCGCCATCGGGCGGAGCAGGATGCGGACCTCTTCTTCGGTGTACCCGAACGCACGCTGCCGACGGGTGACCGATGCCGGGGTGTGCACGATGTGCTCACGGTCGGGCAGGTCGTTCAGGTTGATGCGGCCCTCGTCGAGCCACTCGCCCCACGGCCCGGACGACGCCAGACCCTGCTTGACCTCGTCGTCCTCGATGATGCGGCCGGCCTCGGTGTCCACCAGGAACATCCGGCCGGGGCGCAGACGCCCCTTGCGGACGACCTTCGCGGCGGGCACGTCGATGACACCGGTCTCGGACCCCATGACGATGAGGCCGTCGTCGGTGACGAGGAAGCGTCCGGGGCGCAGCCCGTTGCGATCGAGCGTCGCGCCGACGAGCGAACCGTCGGTGAACGTGATGGCGGCCGGACCGTCCCACGGCTCCATGAGCATCGAGTGGTACTCGTAGAACGCGCGGAGCTGCGGGTCCATCCCGACCTGGTTCTCCCAGGCCTCCGGCACCATCATCGACACCGCGTGCGGCAACGTCCGGCCGGTCAGGGTGAGGAGCTCGAGGACCTCGTCGAACGACGCCGAGTCGCTCGCACCGGGGCTCACGATCGGCAGCAGCGGAGCCATGTCGCCGAGCAGTTCGCTCTCGAGCTGGGACTGCCGTGCGCGCATCCAGTTGCGGTTCCCGCGCACCGTGTTGATCTCGCCGTTGTGCGCGATCGTCCGGAACGGCTGGGCGAGAGGCCACGACGGGAAGGTGTTGGTGGAGTAGCGCGAGTGCACGATCGCGAGCTTCGACGCGAAGCGATCGTCACTGAGGTCCGGGTAGAACGGCTCGAGCTGCAGCGTCGTGACCATGCCCTTGTAGACCATGGTGCGGCTCGACAGCGACATGAAGTACAGGTCGTTCGCGTGCTCGGCGCGCTTGCGGAGACGGAAGGTCTGGCGGTCCAGGGCGATGCCGCTCCACGACGCGCCGTGCACGTCGTGCCGCACCGAGGCGACGAACAGCTGCTCGAACGCGGGCATGGCGGCACGGGCCAGGGTGCCGAGCACGTCGGGGCGCACCGGGACCTCGCGCCAGCCGAGGACCTTCAGGCCCTCTTCGCGGGCGAGCCGCTCGACGGCGCCCTTCGCCGCGTGCCGGTCGCCCTCGTCCTTCGGCAGGTAGGCGGTGCCGACCGCGTACTCCCCCGCCGCCGGCAGGTCGAACGGCACCACGGCGCGCAGGAACTCGTCCGGCACCTGGCACAGGATTCCTGCGCCGTCGCCGGTGCCCGCGTCCGAGCCGACGGCACCGCGGTGCTCGAGGTTGCGGAGGGCGCCGAGCGCGGCGTCGACGATGTCGTGGCCGGGCGTCCCGCGCAGTGTCGCGACCATCGCGAGACCGCAGGCGTCCTTCTCGTTCGCCGGGTCGTACATGCCGGTGGCGTCGGGGATCGCCGAGAACCGACGGTGCGCCGGCACGAGGTTCTTCGGTGCCGAGGGCTGGAGTGGCTGGAGCGCCATGGGGGAACCGTCCTCACGAGGAAGTGGAACAGGGACAGCGGTGGCCCGGTGGTGCGTTCCGCCCGGACGGGGCGGGACTGGTGCCCGTGCCCCGCTTGTGGCGGGGAGGGTGCTCCTAGGCGCGATCAGTGGGAGTCGTGACCGCTCCGGAGCCCTGGACCACGAGGTCGTCGTCGTCGCCCTCGTGCTCCGAGAAGGTGTCGTCGGAGTCTACATCGGACTTCGGACGCGGCTCGCGACCGGGCAGGTACGGGCTCGGCTCCTTGCCGGTGTGCCGACGGGACTGCACGATGAAGACGACGATGCCGAGCAGGATGGCGGCGAACGACATCCAGACGTTCGTGCGGATGCCCGCGAACGTCTCGCTGGTGTCGACGCGGATCGACTCGAGGAACGACCGGCCGACCCCGTACCAGATCAGGTACAGGGCGAGGACCTTGCCCCACTGCAGCGTGAACTTGCGGTCGAGCAGCAGGATGACGACGACGCCCAGGACGTTCCAGATGATCTCGTACAGGAACGTCGGGTGGAACAGCGTGCCCTCGGGCAGGCCCTTCGGGAACGCGGCGTTGGTCGACTCGATCTGCAGGCCCCAGGGCAGGCTGGTCGGCATGCCGAAGAGCTCGTGGTTGAAGTAGTTGCCGAGCCGGCCGAACGCCTGCGCCAGCAGCACCCCGGGCACGACCGCGTCGATGAAGGACGTGAAGCGCAGACCGACCTGTCGGCAGCCGATCCACGCACCGACGGACCCGAGGATCAGGGCACCGAAGATGGCGAGCCCGCCCTCCCAGATGTACAGGAAGGACAGCGGGTCGATGCCGGGGCCGAAGTAGTCGGACACGTGGGTGAACACGTGGAAGAGCCGACCACCGATGATCCCGGCGGGCACCGCCCAGATCGCGATGTCGATGATGATCCAGCGCTCCACCCCGCGTGCGTTGAGGCGGCGGTTGGCGAGCAGCACCGCAGCGACGATCCCGAGCAGGATGCAGATCGCGTAGGCGTGGATGCGGAAGTCGAGCGGCAGCGACCAACCGAACGCGTCGCGCAGCCAGGCGGTCAGGTCGAAGTACTGCCAGGCGGTGCTCGGGCTCGGGATGCTCAGGAGGGGCATGGAGGAACGGTCGCCTTTCGGAACTGACGGGGCGCGGTGTCGACGTGTCGTCGGCCCCGCTCACTGTAGCGCGGGTCGTGGGCCCGCCAGGAACTGGACTAGGAGCGGCGGGCGCCGGTGGTGAGGTCGGCGGCACGGTCGGCGACCCCCTGCACGCCGAGGTCGGCCAGGGCCCGGACGAACGCCGAGCCGACGATCGCACCGTCCGCGTACTCAAGCACCTCGGCGACCTGTTCGGCGGTCGAGATGCCGAGCCCGACGCAGGTGCGTGCGACGCCGGCGTCGCGGAGTCGGGAGACCACGGTGCGCGCAGCGACGTCGACGCCGGCACGCGCTCCGGTGACGCCCATCGTCGACACGGCGTAGACGAAGCCGCGGCTCGCCGCCACCGCCTGCTGCATCCGGGCGTCGGAGGAGGACGGTGCCGCGAGGAACACACGGTCGAGTCCGGTCCGCTCCGACGACGACATCCACTCCGTGGCCTCGTCGGGGATCAGGTCGGGCGTGATGAGGCCGGCGGCACCCGCGGCGACGAGGTCGTCGGCGAACCGGTCCACGCCGTAGCGGAGCACCGGGTTCCAGTACGTCATCACGAGCACCGGCACGTCCGCGCGCTCGGTGATCTGGTGCACGGCGTCGAAGACCTGCGCGACCCGGAAGCCGTTCGCCAGGCTCTCCTCCGCCGCACGCTGGATGACGGGGCCGTCCATGACGGGGTCGGAGTACGGCAGGCCGAGCTCGATGACGTCCACGCCGTTCTCGGCGAGGGCGACGGCGGCGTCGACACTGGTCTGCACGTCGGGGTAGCCGGCAGGCAGGTAGCCGACGACGGCGCCGGCACGCTCGGCGTTGGCGGTGTCGATCGTCGTGGCGACGGTCTGGTTCGTGGTCACAGCTGCACCGCGTTCTCGTCGAGGATGCCGAAGTAGCGGCTGGCGGACGCGACGTCCTTGTCACCACGGCCGGACAGGTTCACGAGCACGACGCCCTCGGGGCCGAGCTCCTTGCCGAGCTTGATCGCACCCGCCAGGGCGTGCGACGACTCGATCGCGGGGATGATGCCCTCGGTCTGGCTGAGCAGACGGAACGCCTCCATCGCCTCGGTGTCGGTGATCGGCGCGTACTTCGCACGACCGATCGACGCCAGGTAGGCGTGCTCCGGCCCGACGCTCGGGTAGTCGAGCCCGGCGGAGATGCTGTGGCTCTCGATGGTCTGGCCGTCCTCGTCCTGCATGAGGTACGACTTCGCACCCTGCAGGACGCCTTCGCGTCCGAGGGTGATGCTCGCGGCGTGCCGACCGGTCTCGACGCCGTCGCCGCCGGCCTCGAAGCCGTGCAGTGCGACGGACTCGTCGTCGAGGAACGCCTCGAAGATGCCCATCGCGTTCGAGCCGCCACCGACGCACGCGGCGACGGCGTCCGGCAGACGGCCGACGCGGTCGAGGACCTGCTGGCGGGCTTCTTCGCCGATGACCTTGTGGAACTCGCGCACCATCTCCGGGAACGGGTGCGGGCCGGCGACCGTGCCGAGCAGGTAGTGGGTCGAGTCGACGTTCGCCACCCAGTCGCGGAGTGCCTCGTTGATGGCGTCCTTGAGGGTGCGCGATCCGGTCTCGACCGGGATCACCTCGGCACCGAGCAACCGCATCCTGGCGACGTTGAGCGCCTGACGCTCGGTGTCCACGGCGCCCATGTACACGACGCAGTCCATGCCGAACAGCGCCGCGGCGGTCGCGGTGGCCACGCCGTGCTGGCCGGCACCGGTCTCCGCGATGAGGCGGGTCTTGCCGAGCCGTCGGGCCACGAGCGCCTGGCCGAGCACGTTGTTGATCTTGTGCGAACCGGTGTGGTTGAGGTCCTCGCGCTTGAGGATCACCCGGGCACCGCCGGCGTGCTTCGCGAACCGCGGCACCTCGGTGATGATCGACGGACGCCCGGTGTAGTCGCGCTGGAGCTCGTCGAGTTCCGCACGGAACGCCGGGTCGGCCCAGGCCGCGCGGAAGGCTGCCTCGAGCTCGTCGAGCGCGAGGACGAGCGACTCGGGGACGAAGCGTCCCCCGAAGTCACCGAAGTAGGGGCCGTGCAGGTCGCGGAGTGAGGTCACGATGGGTCTTCCCGGGACGAGTCCGACGCACCGGGCTGGGCCGGCGGTCGGACGGGTGGAACGTTCAGCCGCGGTCGGCGGCCTCGATGAACGACGCGAGGGTGGTGGCGGGGTCGGCACCGGTGACGAGCGCTTCCCCGACCAGGACGACGTCGGCACCCGCGGCGCGGTAGTGGGCGACGTCGTCGGGACCCGCCACGGCGGACTCCGCGACACGCACGACCCCGTCGGGGATGCGGTCGGCGAGGGACCCGAACAGGTCGCGGTCGAGCGAGAAGTCGGTGAGGTCGCGCGCGTTGACGCCGAGGATCCGCGCGCCGGCGTCGAGGCCACGGGAGACCTCGTCGGCGGAGTGCGCCTCGACGAGCACACGCATGCCGAGCTCTTCGGCCAGCGTGTGGAGCTCGACCAGCTGCTGCTGCTCGAGTGCCGCCACGATGAGCAGCACCACGTCGGCGCCGGCAGCCCGTGCCTCGACGACCTGGTACGGGTCGGCGATGAAGTCCTTGCGCAGGACGGGGACGCCGACACGGGCCTTGACGGCTTCGAGGTCGGCGAGGCTGCCGAGGAACTTGCGCCCCTCGGTCAGGACGCTGATCGTCGACGCGCCACCGCGTTCGTAGTCGGCAGCGAGTGCGGCCGGGTCCTCGATGGGGGCCATCGAGCCGCGCGACGGACTGGCGCGTTTGACCTCGGCGAGGATCTTCACCCGGTCGCCCGGGGCGAGGAACGCGAGGGCGTCGAGCGACGACGCCACCCGGTCGAGGTCGCGTTCGACGTCCGAGTAGGGACGGTCGACACGACGGGCGGCGGCGTCCTCGAGCGCGCCCGCGACGAGGGTCTCGAGCACGTTCGGCATGCGAGTCCTACTCGGCGTGGTGCTTGGCGACGTACTTCGGACCGTTGACGCCGTAGCCCGCCTTCGCCATGACCGCGCCGATGACCAGCCCGATGACGACGACCGCAGCAGAGGCCCAGACGCCCCACGCCTGGTCGAACCAGAAGAACAGCGTGCCTGCCGCGAATCCGATCAGCATGATCACGACGGCGGTCCAGGCGGCCGGCGAGTGGCCTTCGCCGAGTTCTGCGGGCTCAGTGTTGCTCACGGTGCTCCTCGTTCTGCTCCGGCGTCGTCGGTCGACCGACGCCCATCCGATCCTACCGTGCCGGCGGTCGGGTCGACCCCAGCACTGAGGTCGTCCCAGTCCACGACGGCGTCACGCTCGACCGGTGCCTTCGCGCGGGCGTCGGCCGCAGCGCCGGCCGTGGCCGCGCCGTACTTCCGGCTCGGGCCTGGCCAGGCGCGCTGCACCACGATGACG of the Curtobacterium sp. TC1 genome contains:
- the pyk gene encoding pyruvate kinase, translated to MRRAKIVSTLGPATSDYETVKEIIEAGVDVARLNLSHGDYSVHEANYVNVRRAAEELGKPVAILVDLQGPKIRLAKFADGPHDLAVGDVFTITTEDVPGSKEICGTTFKGLPQDVKPGDPLLIDDGRVRLRVLDTDGVRVRTEVVVGGTVSNNKGINLPGVAVNVPALSEKDEADLRWAIRQGADLIALSFVRNAADVDRAHEIMDEEGKRLPVIAKVEKPQAVDALEEIIDAFDSIMVARGDLGVELPLEAVPIVQKRAVELSRRMAKPVIVATQMLESMISSPIPTRAETSDVANAVLDGADAVMLSGETSVGEYPVQTVRTMARIVESTEDHGLERIAPLGTKPRTLGGAITLAAVEIAEFTEASYLCVFTESGDSARRMSRLRHALPIIAFTPNEATRRRMALTWGVRSFLVERKTHTDELFSQVDDVLLENGLAAPGDRVIVTAGSPPGIEGSTNDLRVHRVGDAHAEAAPAYVRD
- a CDS encoding glutamate synthase subunit beta, with translation MADPKGFLKVQERELPARRPVPVRLMDWKEVYEQQESGALKRQAGRCMDCGVPFCHQGCPLGNLIPEWNDLTWRGEGRQAIERLHATNNFPEFTGRLCPAPCESSCVLGINQPPVTIKQVEVSIIDDAFQNGWVTPHPPERLTGKTVAVVGSGPAGLAAAQQLTRAGHTVAVYERDDRIGGLLRYGIPDFKMEKRQIDARLSQMQAEGTRFRAGVEIGRDITWDDLKSRYDAVVVATGATVPRDLPIPGRDLEGVHFAMDYLVQQNKANAGTRVDNQLTAEGKHVVVIGGGDTGADCIGTAHRQGALSVTNLAIGKQPPLERPSEQPWPMFPTVFEVTSAHEEGGERHFLASTVEFLANEAGEVRALRVAETEYLDGRRVPKAGSEREIPADLVLVAMGFTGPEADTIEPQLGLPTTVSGALDRRADYTTNEAGVFVAGDAGRGQSLIVWAIAEGRAAAAKVDEYLEGSTILPAPVKATDRAISIS
- a CDS encoding VIT1/CCC1 transporter family protein, with the protein product MAAVSLPSASTAPRADVRRWRRYLADERAEAAVYRNLAARRSGEEREILAALAEAEGRHEQHWLDLLGDDVGRPQRGSLRTRVLATLAKRFGSVFVLALMQRAEDRSPYADDDDATASMAADERIHGEVVRGLANRGRMRLSGTFRAAVFGANDGLVSNLALIIGISASGADRHFVLLSGIAGLLAGALSMGAGEYVSVRSQRELLEASAPHPEAGRAVADLDVDANELALVYRARGMSEAEATEHAAHMLSGFGERRPATGPVPVADDHEAVGNGLSAAVSSFLFFASGAIIPVLPFLFGMQGWAAIAVAGTLVGLALLGTGAVVGVLSGAPPGKRAFRQLAIGFGAAVVTYALGLLFGTGAA
- a CDS encoding HdeD family acid-resistance protein, with product MDSRAVRTFRVFVVVTAVVAIALGIVAIAWPRPSLVVVALLFGVYLVVAGALRVVASVRGHGTPTVWRWTSGVVGALVAVAGLVALLDPAIPLVVYAVLAGVGFVVEGIVSIVGGFVGHPGSSRVPTLVSGVLSILGGVVVLVSPGLALTVFMVFAGIALIVVGAAALLLLPPRAALRR